The Edaphobacter flagellatus sequence TATTTCGATGGCCTTCGGCAACCCGTATGGCGATGCGTGGTCGATCGATGAAGTGGTCGATGCCTGCGACCTGCTGATCGACTCGGGTGTGAAACAGATCTCGCTCGCAGATACGGTTGGCGTTGCGACGCCGAAGCTTGTTGCCGATGTTGTCAGTGACGTGCTGGCCGTGCACGATGAGATCGAGATCGGCGTTCACCTGCATGCGCGCTATGACGGCGCACGTGAACTGGTGCGCGCTGCCTACAATGCTGGGTGCCGCCGCTTCGATGCAGCAATAGGTGGCCTTGGAGGCTGTCCATTTGCACAGGATGTGCTGGTGGGCAATCTGCCGACGGAGATGGTGTTGGAAGAATTGCGCGCGTTAGGGGCAGAGTTGCCGCCGATGCGGCCACTGGATGGCCTGCAGTCGGCGAGCGCAGAGATCGCACGCAAATACGGAGCGAAAGCGCAGTAATCGTGGCAGCATCGGCAGGAGGCGTTGTGAGTTTCAATACGATTCTGGTGAGTGAAGACGATGGTGTGAGGACGATCACGCTGAATCGCCCGGAGCGCCGCAATGCGATGACTCCCGAAATGCAGGACGAATTGATCGCCGCATTGTATGCCGCTGCATCGGACGATTGCCGCGTTGTGGTGCTTGCGGGAGCTGGCGAATCCTTTTGCGCAGGACTTGATCTGGAGCACCTGAAGACGTTCGCGGACAAGTCAACGGAAGAGCACACAGCGGATGCGCAACGAATTGCGAGGCTCTTTCGCGCACTCTACGAGCTGCCCAAGCCTACCATCGCCGCAGTGCATGGAGCGGCTGTGGCTGGTGGCACCGGTCTTGCGACAATCTGCGACTTCACGCTTGCGGTGCCGGGCGCAAAGTTCGGCTATACCGAGGTCAGGATCGGCTTCGTGCCTGCGCTGGTTTCAGCGTTTCTTGCGCTGCAGGTTGGCGACAAGCGCGCGCGTGACATCCTGCTGACGGGCCGGCTCTTCACAGCGGAGGAAGCAGAACGATGGGGACTCGTCAACGAGGTGGTCTCTGCCGAAGAGTTGGCGAATCGAGTCAACACAATGGCGAATCAACTGAAGGCCAACAGTCCGCAATCGATGGCTGCGACCAAGAAGCTGCTGGCTGCACAAAACAACGCATGGCTTGAGGTGGCGATAGATCGAGCGATGGCTGCAAATGCAGAGGCCCGCGCAACGCATGATTTTCGTGAGGGAGTTACGTCCTTTCTCGAGAAGCGTAAGCCGGTCTGGGGAAAATAGCTGTCCCTCGCGTGCCGAACCTGCTTCGATACACTGAAAAGATGAGTGAGGCATTAGGAACAACGGGAAAGATTGTAGGGTCGCGCGTACGCGTGCGTTATGCGGAGACCGATCAGATGGGCGTGGTCTATCACGCCAATTACCTCGTCTGGTTTGAGGTTGGCCGCGTGGAGTTTATTCGCAGCCTGGGGATGGACTACCGGTCGATGGAGCGCGAAGATGGCATCGGCATTGCGGTCGTCGATGTTTCGGCACGCTACAAATCTCCTGCCCGTTATGACGACGAACTGATTATTGAAACGAGGCTGAATGCTGCACGTGGCGCAGTCATCAAATTCGGTTACAGGATTGTTAGAGCTGCGGATAGCACACTCTTGTGCGAAGGCGAAACCGTGCATGTTGTGGTCGGCAAAGATATGAAGAAGCGCGCATTGCCGGAAAAATACGCGAAACGTTTTGCCGAGGTCCTCATCTCATAGTCATCAACATAATGCATGATTGCAGAAGGCAATCAAATGGGAAGGTGGCATTCGGATGAGCACAGCGAAAAAAGTTGCACTGATTTCAGGCGCGAATAAGGGAATTGGTCTTGAAACAGCACGCCAGCTTGGGCGGCAGGGGATCACGGTTATTCTTGGCGCACGCGATCTTGCCAAGGGCGAAGCAGCGGCGGAGCAGTTGAAAAAAGAAGGCATCGACGCGAGCGCAATCCGGTTTGATGTCGTCAACGAAGCCGATATTAAAGCAGCGGTCGATAAGATCGAGAAGGACTATGGCAAGTTGGACATCCTCATTAACAATGCGGGTGTCATGTTGGAACCGATCGGTGGAAACAACACGACCACGGTTTCCGAAGACATTCTCCGTAAAACCTTCGAAACGAACTTCTTTTCTGCCATTGCCGTTACAAATGCTTTTCTGCCGTTGCTCAAGAAAAGCGAAGCGGGTCGCATTGTGAATGTATCGAGCATTCTGGGCTCGCTCACTCTGCATGCCGCCGAAGGCTCGCCGATCTATGAAGCGAAGGCGCTGGCCTACGACTCCTCAAAGACGGCGCTGAATGCCTATACCATTCACCTGGCGCACGCGCTCAAGGGAACGAAGATCAAGGTGAACTCGGCACATCCCGGTTGGGTGAAGACCGATATGGGGACCGATGCGGCGCCGATGGATGTTGTGGATGGTGCGAAGACTGAAGTAGAGCTGGCCACCCTTGGCCCGGATGGACCGACAGGCGGCTACTTCCATCTGGGCGAGGCGCTTAGCTGGTAAGTAAACCGCGTAGCTTTACGTTATCGCGGATAAATTGAACGGTTGTCTCAAGCGGTGTTCCCGGCCCAAAAATGGCCGCGACGCCGCTTTCTTTCAGCCGCGAAAAATCTTCCTCAGGAATCGTCCCGCCAAGCACCAGCAGGATGTCCTCGGCTTTTTGTTCACGTAGCAGGGCAGCGATACGTGGCACGATCACGTTATGCGCGCCAGACAGGATCGACAACCCAATACAGTCGACGTCCTCCTGGATGGCCGCATGGACGATCATCTCCGGAGTCTGTCGCAATCCGGTGTAGATGACTTCCATGCCGGCATCACGCAGCGCACGAGCAATCACTTTGGCTCCACGATCGTGACCATCGAGGCCAGGTTTGGCGACAAGAACGCGAATCGGCGGCTTCGTCATGCGCAGCGAGTATACGTTGTCCCGCAGCGAGCCGTCACTGCTCAGGTGCGACAGGCGCGCCCGCTGCGATAAAAGGGATCGTCTCGTTGGAATCAGCCAGATCTGCGACAGACCGGAAGACAAGCCTCACGATGCGCGTCGTTTTGGGATAATTGATGCGGTCGGCCGAATCGTTTTCGGTGTGATAGTCAGGATGCAGCCCGGTCTGAAACTCAACCTGCGGAATATGCATCGTCGCAAACCAAAAATGATCGCTGCGCGACCACAGCGAATCCGGATCAACGGCATCCATCTTGTAGTCGAGCTTTAGTTTCTCAGTCTTATTTTCGCGGTCGATAACGCGGCGCAGCGCCGGGTTGTAGCGCGTTCCCAGTACATTCACCATATTGCTGTTGTGATCCACAGGAGTCGGCCAGTTGGCGTCGTTCTCATCGCGCCCAATCATATCGAGGTTCACGGTTGCTACGGTCTGGTTGATCGGAACTACTGGATGCGTCACATAAAAATACGATCCGAGGAAGATGCGCTCTTCCGCGTCGTAAGAGATAAACAGCACGCTGCGCTTTGGGCGGATATTGCCATGCACAAGCGCACGGGCTACGCCGAGAATCCCGGCAACGCCAGAGGCGTTATCGTCGGCACCGTGGTAGATGTGCCCATCGGATACCCCCATGTGATCGTGATGCGCCGTCACGATGATGGTCTGCGATTTAAGCTTCGGGTTGGAGCCCTCAAGCAGCGCAATAACGTTTCGTCCTTGACGGGTTTCGAGTCCCGTTAAAGCTTTCGTCATGCAGACAGAACTTTGAGGAATCTCAAGCGAGGCAGGTTGCAGCGTGCGATCGATGGCCGCCTGTAGATCATCCGTTTTCTTACCGCTCGGTGCCAGCAGTTGATCTGCGATCTCACGCTTCACCAGAAATGCAGGGATGTCCCACATTTCGCCGGCCAGAGCGTAGGACGTCGTCGAAGCAGGACGAGGGGATGTCGGCGGAATCGGTTTGATCACGCGAGGTAGGCGATCCTGGACCAACAGGATTCCCGCTGCACCGCGTTTGCGAAGCTCCTCAAGCTTTTGCCACTGAAAGGCATGGTAGGTGTCGAGTGCACCCATGAACTTCGAAGCCGCATCGTTCGCCTGAGGCTCACGAATAAAAATCAGAGCGATCTTGCCCTTTACATCGATATTTGCGAAGTCGTTGTAGCCATACTCCGGTGCATCGATGCCGTATCCGGCGAAGACGACGGGGCCGCAGACCTTGCCTGGGCGCAGGCTCTGGCGCACCCACTGGAAATCCTGACTGAACTGGTAGCGATGATCTGCGCCATCGATGGTTGCCGTCATCGCCGTGTTCTCTTTATCCACCTCGCCCGAGACGATATCCATGTTCTGAAAGTAAGTGCCGTTGTCGCCCATAGGCTTCAGGCCAAGACGCATGAACTCGGCAGCAATGTATTCGGTGGCGATACGGTCTTCGCGGCTCGTCGTATTGCGGCCAGCCAACTCGTCAGAGGCGAGGAAGGTAATGTCGGCGCGAATATCCTGTTCACGGATCAGCGCGGCAGCGCGGTCGATGCTCTGGCTATATACCGGAGCTGCAATCAGGCTCAGCGATAGAAAGGAAGCGGTTGCCGTTTGAAATAGGCGCATACCGCATCCTACCGCTTACGAGCGATCTGCCAGGCCTTGGAGTATTTCCAACTCGTATACGTCGAGTGGTAAAGGTGCAGCAGCAGGCCTTCACGACCATCGCGAAATCCTCCGCGGAAAAAGAAGTTCCAGATGAAGGTCGCCGAAGGGATCACAAAGATATTGTGAAAGAAGGCGTAGAGCGATTTGCCGGTCTTGCCCTTTTCGAGAAGAATCTGCGCCCCAAGCGTGCTGTAGCGATCCATGTGCTCGAGATAGCTCTCGATCGTGGGGTAGGCGTGGTGGATCAGGTCGTGCTCCAGTGTCTCCAGATTGCCGTCGAAGGCAATCGTTTCGTGCACGGGCCGCTCGGTGAAGCGAGCCGGCGGAGCAAAATTCGCCGAGTGCTTGCGAAAAAGCCGCAGTTTGGGATCGGGATAGTAGCCGCCATGCTTCATCCATCGCCCCAGAAACAGATTGCGTCGACGCACCATGTACGCATCCGCCGAAGGCTTGCCGAGCAGCAAAGCCGCAATCTCGCGCTGCAGCTCAATCGTTACTTCCTCATCCGCATCGAGCGACAGCACCCACGTTCCCGAGCATTTTTCAATCGCTGAATTTTTCTGTTGCGCGAACCCCTTCCACGGCTCGCTGATGACCTTCGCGCCAAACTCGCGTGCGATCTCCAGCGTGCGGTCCGTCGAGCCAGAGTCCAGCACGATCACCTCATCGGCGAATCGCACACTCGCCAACGTACGCGCCAGATTCTCTTCTTCGTTGAGAGTGATGATGGCGACCGATAACGTTGGCTGCATAGCTTCTGTGGAGAACTCTACTGATCCGATATGTTGAGCAGGGAATGATGCGATACAGGGATTGTGACACATTCCATCCGGTTACCGGTCACGTGATGCAAGCATTTATCGCCGATTTACGAGAGCGTAATGCTCTCATCGCCCAGATGCTCACGCAACAGCCGCTGTGTCAGGGTGCGCAGGTCCTCGCCGGTCTTTGG is a genomic window containing:
- a CDS encoding beta/alpha barrel domain-containing protein, whose product is MIKIIECPRDAWQALPVHIPAEIKADYLRVLIAAGFKHIDAVSFVSAGAVPQMADSEKVLEYLDPPDDTEIIGIVVNAKGAERAIKTEAVQTLGFPYSISPGFLQRNQSQTPEEALEALEHVGEMAYKANLDVVAYISMAFGNPYGDAWSIDEVVDACDLLIDSGVKQISLADTVGVATPKLVADVVSDVLAVHDEIEIGVHLHARYDGARELVRAAYNAGCRRFDAAIGGLGGCPFAQDVLVGNLPTEMVLEELRALGAELPPMRPLDGLQSASAEIARKYGAKAQ
- a CDS encoding enoyl-CoA hydratase/isomerase family protein, translating into MSFNTILVSEDDGVRTITLNRPERRNAMTPEMQDELIAALYAAASDDCRVVVLAGAGESFCAGLDLEHLKTFADKSTEEHTADAQRIARLFRALYELPKPTIAAVHGAAVAGGTGLATICDFTLAVPGAKFGYTEVRIGFVPALVSAFLALQVGDKRARDILLTGRLFTAEEAERWGLVNEVVSAEELANRVNTMANQLKANSPQSMAATKKLLAAQNNAWLEVAIDRAMAANAEARATHDFREGVTSFLEKRKPVWGK
- a CDS encoding acyl-CoA thioesterase yields the protein MSEALGTTGKIVGSRVRVRYAETDQMGVVYHANYLVWFEVGRVEFIRSLGMDYRSMEREDGIGIAVVDVSARYKSPARYDDELIIETRLNAARGAVIKFGYRIVRAADSTLLCEGETVHVVVGKDMKKRALPEKYAKRFAEVLIS
- a CDS encoding SDR family oxidoreductase, with protein sequence MSTAKKVALISGANKGIGLETARQLGRQGITVILGARDLAKGEAAAEQLKKEGIDASAIRFDVVNEADIKAAVDKIEKDYGKLDILINNAGVMLEPIGGNNTTTVSEDILRKTFETNFFSAIAVTNAFLPLLKKSEAGRIVNVSSILGSLTLHAAEGSPIYEAKALAYDSSKTALNAYTIHLAHALKGTKIKVNSAHPGWVKTDMGTDAAPMDVVDGAKTEVELATLGPDGPTGGYFHLGEALSW
- a CDS encoding cobalamin B12-binding domain-containing protein produces the protein MTKPPIRVLVAKPGLDGHDRGAKVIARALRDAGMEVIYTGLRQTPEMIVHAAIQEDVDCIGLSILSGAHNVIVPRIAALLREQKAEDILLVLGGTIPEEDFSRLKESGVAAIFGPGTPLETTVQFIRDNVKLRGLLTS
- a CDS encoding M28 family peptidase, coding for MRLFQTATASFLSLSLIAAPVYSQSIDRAAALIREQDIRADITFLASDELAGRNTTSREDRIATEYIAAEFMRLGLKPMGDNGTYFQNMDIVSGEVDKENTAMTATIDGADHRYQFSQDFQWVRQSLRPGKVCGPVVFAGYGIDAPEYGYNDFANIDVKGKIALIFIREPQANDAASKFMGALDTYHAFQWQKLEELRKRGAAGILLVQDRLPRVIKPIPPTSPRPASTTSYALAGEMWDIPAFLVKREIADQLLAPSGKKTDDLQAAIDRTLQPASLEIPQSSVCMTKALTGLETRQGRNVIALLEGSNPKLKSQTIIVTAHHDHMGVSDGHIYHGADDNASGVAGILGVARALVHGNIRPKRSVLFISYDAEERIFLGSYFYVTHPVVPINQTVATVNLDMIGRDENDANWPTPVDHNSNMVNVLGTRYNPALRRVIDRENKTEKLKLDYKMDAVDPDSLWSRSDHFWFATMHIPQVEFQTGLHPDYHTENDSADRINYPKTTRIVRLVFRSVADLADSNETIPFIAAGAPVAPEQ
- a CDS encoding glycosyltransferase family 2 protein; translation: MQPTLSVAIITLNEEENLARTLASVRFADEVIVLDSGSTDRTLEIAREFGAKVISEPWKGFAQQKNSAIEKCSGTWVLSLDADEEVTIELQREIAALLLGKPSADAYMVRRRNLFLGRWMKHGGYYPDPKLRLFRKHSANFAPPARFTERPVHETIAFDGNLETLEHDLIHHAYPTIESYLEHMDRYSTLGAQILLEKGKTGKSLYAFFHNIFVIPSATFIWNFFFRGGFRDGREGLLLHLYHSTYTSWKYSKAWQIARKR